A genomic segment from Tessaracoccus defluvii encodes:
- a CDS encoding tyrosine-type recombinase/integrase has translation MSVPVGELIARTDSAVTALGLAPSTLWQYRWAWSQVELFCSQRGDDELTDEITAEFLCFVAGEHGLGRIKDWKRKLLRKAVLVLSEVARTGTYRWSVSRRRHPNDGLEAVLRRVQDQFEEWLTGRGLALDTQHLYATVARTVLAWLPERGITDVRQLSREDVSAAVVFLGGRYRPGSMRTVVTALRVWCRFLEDAGLRAGLDGAVPAVFSRRIHAVRVLSARAVEQLVDSTDPGTLTGRRDRAMLLLAARTGLRPGDIAGLRLQDIDWRQGQITLIQRKTATVLTLPLLADVGTAIAEYLLHDRPAGVGDDHVFLRSQAPHVALSPSSDLYHVAAGAFARTHAASTGEAGRGMRVLRASLATRMLERDTPLPVIAGALGHRGIDSAKHYLAADEDRMRQCCLDLVGIEPDQARP, from the coding sequence ATGAGTGTTCCTGTTGGGGAGTTGATCGCGCGGACTGACTCGGCTGTGACCGCGCTGGGGCTTGCGCCGTCGACGTTGTGGCAGTACCGGTGGGCGTGGTCGCAGGTGGAGTTGTTCTGTTCCCAGCGAGGCGACGATGAGCTCACAGACGAGATCACGGCCGAGTTCTTGTGCTTCGTGGCGGGAGAGCATGGACTGGGCCGGATCAAGGACTGGAAGCGCAAGCTGCTGCGCAAGGCCGTGCTGGTGTTGTCGGAGGTGGCCAGGACCGGGACCTACAGGTGGTCGGTGTCCCGGCGGAGGCATCCCAACGACGGCCTGGAGGCGGTGTTGCGTCGGGTCCAGGATCAGTTCGAGGAGTGGCTGACGGGCCGCGGGTTGGCGCTCGACACTCAGCATCTGTATGCGACCGTGGCCCGAACAGTGCTGGCCTGGCTGCCCGAACGGGGGATCACCGACGTGCGGCAGCTGTCGCGTGAGGACGTGTCCGCGGCGGTGGTGTTCCTGGGTGGACGCTACCGGCCGGGCAGTATGCGCACCGTGGTGACCGCGCTGCGGGTGTGGTGCCGCTTCCTGGAGGACGCCGGTCTGCGCGCGGGGCTGGACGGCGCGGTTCCGGCGGTGTTCTCCCGACGCATCCACGCGGTGAGGGTACTGTCGGCGCGCGCCGTTGAGCAGTTGGTCGATTCGACTGATCCTGGCACTCTGACCGGCCGCCGGGACCGGGCGATGCTGCTGTTGGCGGCCCGGACGGGATTGCGTCCGGGCGATATCGCTGGCCTGCGGCTGCAAGACATCGATTGGCGGCAGGGCCAGATCACGCTGATCCAGCGCAAGACGGCGACGGTGTTGACGCTGCCGCTGTTGGCGGATGTGGGTACCGCGATCGCCGAGTATCTCCTCCACGATAGACCTGCTGGCGTCGGCGACGATCACGTGTTCCTGAGATCGCAGGCCCCGCATGTCGCCTTGTCGCCGTCGAGTGATCTGTATCACGTGGCGGCAGGGGCGTTCGCCCGCACCCATGCCGCCTCGACCGGCGAGGCGGGCCGCGGGATGCGGGTGCTGCGGGCATCGTTGGCGACCAGGATGCTCGAGCGGGACACGCCGTTGCCGGTGATCGCCGGCGCCTTGGGGCATCGGGGAATCGACTCCGCGAAGCACTACCTCGCCGCCGACGAAGACCGAATGCGGCAGTGCTGTCTGGACCTCGTAGGCATCGAACCGGACCAGGCCCGGCCGTGA
- a CDS encoding IS110 family RNA-guided transposase, whose amino-acid sequence MTEHHHRVGGIDSHKDSIHAAVIDEVGHHVADREFPTTQAGYRRAVAWLIEHGPLTAVGVEGTSSYGVGITAAIAAAGIRVVEVNRTRPAERRRQGKTDRLDAYRAARSVQSGEATTDPKSATIEPLRALNVARRSAVKAQQVALRQIGAVLINAPAHLRDRYRDLSDAKLVTALAAVRPEQHTDPGLADTLHSLRSLARRHRTLGEEIADIEARMRARATAANPALMAVKGVGPVVGAQLLITAGDNPDRLRSSASFAALCGTAPIPVSSGRTDRHRLSRGGDRQANAALHHIVKVRLSCDPATRAYRDAHLAKGWTIKAVFRALKRAVAREIFQALTGHCAVPDYSDLRPARRAKNLTLTAAAEHLGVWPSRIGLRDEIRTA is encoded by the coding sequence ATGACAGAGCACCACCACCGGGTCGGCGGAATCGACTCCCACAAAGACAGCATCCACGCTGCGGTCATCGACGAGGTCGGGCATCACGTTGCCGATCGTGAGTTCCCGACCACGCAAGCCGGCTACCGTCGGGCGGTCGCATGGCTCATCGAGCACGGCCCCTTGACTGCGGTCGGGGTCGAAGGAACCTCGAGCTACGGCGTCGGCATCACCGCAGCCATCGCCGCGGCTGGCATCCGCGTAGTGGAAGTCAACCGCACCAGACCGGCCGAGCGGCGACGGCAGGGGAAGACAGACCGGCTCGACGCCTACCGTGCCGCCCGATCGGTGCAGTCGGGTGAAGCCACCACCGATCCGAAGAGCGCCACGATCGAACCGCTGCGTGCACTGAACGTGGCCCGTCGCTCCGCGGTCAAAGCTCAGCAAGTCGCTCTGCGGCAGATCGGCGCGGTGCTGATCAACGCCCCCGCGCATCTCCGGGATCGTTACCGAGATCTGAGCGACGCGAAGCTCGTCACCGCTCTTGCTGCCGTCCGGCCAGAGCAACACACTGATCCCGGTCTGGCCGACACCCTCCACTCCCTGCGTTCACTGGCACGCCGTCATCGCACCCTCGGCGAAGAGATCGCCGACATCGAGGCTCGCATGAGAGCACGTGCGACCGCCGCCAACCCCGCCCTCATGGCTGTCAAGGGAGTGGGTCCCGTTGTTGGCGCTCAGCTACTGATCACCGCCGGTGACAACCCTGACCGGCTCCGATCCTCCGCGTCCTTCGCTGCACTCTGCGGCACCGCTCCGATCCCTGTCAGCTCCGGCCGCACCGACCGGCACCGGCTCTCCCGCGGCGGAGACCGGCAAGCCAACGCCGCGCTGCACCACATCGTGAAAGTCCGACTCTCCTGCGATCCGGCCACCCGCGCCTATCGCGACGCTCACCTCGCGAAGGGATGGACGATCAAAGCCGTGTTCCGCGCGCTCAAACGCGCCGTCGCACGCGAGATCTTCCAGGCACTCACCGGGCACTGCGCCGTGCCCGACTACAGCGACCTCCGACCAGCCCGCCGAGCCAAGAACCTCACCCTCACCGCGGCCGCGGAACACCTCGGGGTCTGGCCATCCCGGATTGGACTGCGGGATGAAATCCGGACCGCTTGA
- a CDS encoding IS3 family transposase (programmed frameshift), whose protein sequence is MTRKKFSPEFKAEAVRAVIESSRTVAEVARDHGIGSETLRNWVNAYRRDHPDELPEISEPERAELARLRKEVRELKAEREFLGKSGGLLRQRVPVTAKYAFINSEEGNYSIRSMCRWARVSRAGYYEWLNRPVSVTQRWRDELGDIIEVLFADSDATYGYRRIHAALVRAGRPCDPQTVRAIMAERGLVACQPRRSGPRTTIPADAKDLPDLVNRDFTADEPGLKLVGDITYIPTWQGWVYLATVLDCCTKKVVGYAMAEHMRTELVTDALAMAISNGHIRSGETIFHSDRGTQYMSAEFAEFTRAAGIVRSVGRTGICYDNAWAESFNATLKVERVHRTVYPTRRHAIRDIARYIELRYNQKRLHSALQYRTPNEAEQDWYETNKAA, encoded by the exons ATGACCCGGAAGAAGTTCAGCCCGGAATTCAAGGCGGAGGCGGTTCGTGCGGTGATTGAGTCGTCGCGGACTGTTGCCGAGGTCGCGCGTGATCATGGTATCGGCTCGGAAACACTCAGGAATTGGGTGAATGCGTATCGGCGGGACCACCCGGATGAGTTACCGGAGATCAGCGAACCGGAGCGTGCTGAACTGGCACGGTTGCGTAAGGAGGTCCGTGAGTTGAAGGCCGAGCGGGAGTTCCTGG GGAAAAGCGGCGGCCTTCTTCGCCAAAGAGTTCCGGTGACCGCGAAGTACGCGTTCATCAACAGCGAAGAAGGCAACTACTCGATCCGGAGCATGTGTCGGTGGGCGAGGGTGTCGAGGGCCGGCTACTACGAGTGGCTCAACCGGCCGGTCTCGGTGACCCAGCGGTGGCGCGACGAGCTCGGCGACATCATCGAGGTCCTGTTCGCCGACTCCGACGCCACCTACGGCTACCGACGGATCCATGCCGCCTTGGTGCGGGCCGGGAGGCCGTGTGACCCGCAGACGGTGCGTGCGATCATGGCCGAGCGTGGCTTGGTGGCTTGTCAGCCGCGCCGCAGCGGGCCCAGGACCACGATCCCGGCTGACGCGAAGGATCTGCCGGATCTGGTCAACAGGGACTTCACCGCCGACGAGCCCGGGCTGAAGCTGGTCGGGGACATCACCTACATCCCGACCTGGCAGGGGTGGGTGTATCTGGCCACCGTGCTGGACTGCTGCACGAAGAAGGTCGTCGGGTACGCGATGGCCGAGCACATGCGAACCGAGCTGGTCACCGACGCCCTGGCCATGGCGATCAGTAATGGCCATATCCGCAGCGGGGAGACGATTTTCCATTCGGATCGCGGGACTCAATACATGTCGGCCGAGTTTGCCGAGTTCACGCGCGCGGCTGGGATTGTTCGGTCGGTCGGACGGACTGGTATCTGCTATGACAATGCGTGGGCGGAGTCGTTCAACGCGACCTTGAAAGTGGAGCGGGTTCATCGGACCGTGTATCCGACTCGGCGGCATGCTATCCGGGATATTGCACGCTACATCGAGTTGCGTTACAATCAGAAACGGTTGCATTCCGCGCTTCAATATCGTACCCCGAACGAAGCAGAGCAGGACTGGTACGAAACCAACAAGGCAGCCTGA
- a CDS encoding DNRLRE domain-containing protein, giving the protein MRVWRCVLWLFVSVALVAGVSPAWADPGDPEPEPVGEVSRPDWTSASVTARVQGVRVEVLSERTETMRVWAHPDGSVEEETAFAPVRFEDAAAADGWRDIDTTLVAASDGSVAPIAMPVEVELGTGSEELVVFAAGSADEMGLGLDGVTLPVPVLDGSVAVYPEVFVGVDLSVEVRSSGFEVLWVVKSAEAAAGLVERFGADGSVSLPLKLRSKVPVSETDAGGVELSQLGDQVGVFVAPSMWDSSAEVPGERGDEQQIEFEVAPAPAARSGSTSGPVTRDVDVVADQEWLLDESRVFPVVIDPTYGYASGTPVFDTFVQQGYSSDQSASAELKLGNNGSGQVARSYLNFDAALFKNRQILGASLSLFESHSWSCTARSFSSYDAGLASSATRWAAQPSIGVKRASVSAALGYSSSCPASRVDINMTEQAKAWSATTQAQVGMMLRADDETDSLGWKRFHSSEGSYKPVIAVSYNRPPNVPPAPWVAGNITSGGFKYVGNSRPTLSATVSDPDLNGVTAVFSRFTSASSLTATEELCRVWVASGSSASCVPTVDLPGNTTMWLRVTLSDGHTWSGWGPAFEVRTGYVVPTAPPISCPSGNGSWDELVRAAETCTITGLYSATASYSAPTSVMYRVDGGAWRTESFTPLTASRVVASASVGGTTGGHSLEAYVTSIGGRQSPIAKYAFGYGAPSLTAPAGVSTTHGSVKVTAVGAPQGSGPAVTGAVQWRLKGSGATWTDIPAAVTAAGVFTGSFDSASILAANPTIPKRVSAVFEIRAKFQYGTATPLFTEPREVVRVPHAFGAGFPTTEVATGQVALWTGEFQVSESDADLATPGGGLSISRTHSTWAGDTTVAQSVFGPGWTASLDGGPMGVSEMELADNTLVDGTLVLVSAEGDVFPFGPANDAVRTTTTLQAGDYLPIGPDAEATELTLKLATEGGQIKVTAKDKDGIETLFTAPALSSAAAEAKFVTDSVTDKVTGEKTAYRYNTAGQVTAIIAPLPDGVTSCVPGTPTDGCRVLKLEYTGTGAATRLSKVSAQVNTDPDRVLSTYTYTAGRLTSQTDAVTGLTTSYTWTGADPQPKLASLTPAGQAAYSYDYGTDGKLSKVTRPVPATAGGGTAQLAGIVYGVAPAGIAGVDLAQFDRYNLPRTATTGFAVFGPDALITSTPAAGDESWRRADVWLTDAEGYTIHQGRYGGGQWQLTAAIYDASDNVIESWDAQATAELRKGDNSAYPDPLSAATSTRYNQDEIKSADGTAVLVAARTRVTDVFTPAAMILAAGADMPEMLRRHVATTYDQGAPSPGLSLATTETITAERLDGTVAETLSTTFTGYEALVSGDKTGWDLKQATSVTLDMNANGTADASDIRKETRYDNQGRISEQRQPGAANSDPGTRATIYWSAGGNARDAACGNQPKWAGYVCKEGPAGQPAGTTIPVTIHSDYQWHGAAATSQDISGTVTRTQTVTFDSQARPVTVTTSVTGLTGSTPLPAVTTSYDTYSRVTGTSSAAGSTAMTYDTWGRELTYTITTGGVAETTTTEYNQLGDVAKVTTPKSVTVNTYDGTDAGGNAEYRGLLTKVVTTVGGFTSTATAGYDAQGNLTLEKLPGNIERRSDYDLTGELISQSYWGPQAGRTEPAAWLGWTITANAKGQIVTEHGPEASEVLPGTTTPESAEVAYRYDSAGRLIEARDTANGGCTVRSYLFDARGNRTGTNTNTATSCTATTPTTTRSYDAADRPVTGGDGTGSYSYDQLGRQLVIPAVDAPDPAKADIALGYYDDDSARSITQGTTTLTYGLDVAGRRSTETSTVEARTVTNHYVDNSDNPGWITNASMTGTATTVYADLVSGDLSLSIITENDTTRGELALTTPRGDVASTITLNTSDAAADGLDSWTRYTEYGQPITTQPTGTGGAAGNGYGWLGAKQRTTTTTGILLMGARLYNPTTGLFTSNDPIYGGNDTPYTYPNDPVNDEDISGQAGWLKKVGAFLWKHKVDILLTAASFIPATAGIAWGYRAYKAAKLLKGGIYVIKNAKGAKYVGQSAKIGKRLQQHVAKGKFTQAEVKKAKTYVVKGTKTRREVAEQRMINKLGGKRNLLNKVNPIGPKRQHLLRSTKRNWRGL; this is encoded by the coding sequence ATGCGTGTGTGGCGTTGTGTGTTGTGGCTGTTTGTGTCGGTTGCTTTGGTGGCGGGGGTGTCGCCCGCGTGGGCGGACCCGGGTGATCCAGAGCCGGAACCTGTTGGTGAGGTGTCGCGGCCGGATTGGACGTCGGCGTCGGTGACGGCGCGTGTGCAGGGTGTGCGGGTTGAGGTGTTGTCTGAGCGTACGGAGACGATGCGGGTGTGGGCGCATCCGGATGGTTCTGTGGAGGAGGAGACGGCGTTCGCGCCGGTGCGGTTCGAGGACGCGGCTGCTGCGGATGGGTGGCGCGATATTGACACCACGTTGGTGGCGGCCAGTGACGGGTCTGTCGCGCCGATAGCGATGCCGGTGGAGGTGGAGCTCGGCACTGGTTCCGAGGAGTTGGTGGTGTTCGCGGCGGGTTCTGCGGACGAGATGGGTCTTGGTCTTGATGGTGTGACGTTGCCGGTGCCGGTGCTGGATGGGTCTGTGGCGGTGTACCCGGAGGTGTTTGTCGGGGTGGATCTGTCGGTGGAGGTCCGCTCTAGCGGTTTCGAGGTGTTGTGGGTGGTGAAGTCTGCGGAGGCGGCTGCGGGTTTGGTGGAGCGGTTCGGTGCGGATGGGTCGGTGTCGTTGCCGTTGAAGCTGCGGTCGAAGGTGCCGGTGTCGGAGACGGATGCTGGTGGGGTGGAGCTGTCCCAGTTGGGTGATCAGGTGGGCGTGTTTGTGGCTCCGTCGATGTGGGATTCGTCGGCTGAGGTTCCTGGTGAGCGGGGTGATGAGCAGCAGATCGAGTTTGAGGTTGCGCCGGCTCCGGCTGCTCGTTCCGGCAGCACGTCTGGTCCTGTGACTCGGGATGTGGATGTGGTTGCTGATCAGGAGTGGTTGTTGGATGAGTCCCGGGTGTTCCCCGTGGTGATCGATCCGACATACGGCTATGCGTCGGGGACTCCGGTGTTTGACACGTTCGTGCAGCAGGGCTACTCGTCGGATCAGTCAGCGTCGGCTGAGTTGAAGCTGGGTAACAACGGGTCTGGGCAGGTGGCTAGGAGTTACCTCAACTTTGATGCGGCGTTGTTCAAGAACCGGCAGATCCTCGGCGCGAGCTTGTCTCTGTTTGAGTCTCATTCGTGGTCGTGTACTGCGCGGTCGTTCAGTTCGTATGATGCGGGGCTGGCTTCGTCGGCTACCAGGTGGGCGGCTCAGCCGTCGATCGGTGTGAAGCGTGCATCGGTGTCGGCTGCTCTCGGGTACTCGTCGTCGTGTCCTGCCAGCCGCGTTGACATCAACATGACTGAGCAGGCTAAGGCGTGGTCGGCGACGACGCAGGCGCAGGTCGGGATGATGTTGCGTGCTGATGATGAGACGGACAGTCTGGGGTGGAAGCGTTTCCACTCGTCGGAGGGGTCGTACAAGCCGGTCATCGCGGTGTCGTACAACCGGCCTCCGAATGTTCCTCCTGCTCCGTGGGTTGCGGGGAACATCACCTCTGGTGGCTTCAAGTATGTGGGGAACTCGCGGCCGACCCTGTCGGCGACGGTGAGCGACCCTGATCTCAATGGTGTGACTGCGGTGTTTTCTCGGTTCACGTCGGCGTCGTCGTTGACTGCGACCGAGGAGTTGTGTCGGGTGTGGGTGGCTAGCGGGTCGAGCGCGTCGTGTGTTCCGACTGTGGATCTGCCGGGTAACACCACGATGTGGCTTCGGGTGACGCTCTCGGATGGTCACACGTGGTCGGGGTGGGGCCCTGCTTTTGAGGTGAGGACGGGGTACGTGGTTCCGACCGCTCCTCCGATATCGTGCCCATCCGGCAACGGTTCCTGGGACGAGTTGGTGAGGGCCGCTGAGACCTGCACCATCACCGGGTTGTACTCTGCGACTGCATCGTATTCTGCTCCGACATCTGTGATGTATCGGGTCGATGGGGGCGCTTGGCGCACCGAGTCGTTCACACCGTTGACCGCGTCGCGGGTGGTCGCTTCTGCCTCAGTTGGTGGAACCACGGGCGGGCACAGCCTGGAGGCGTACGTGACGTCGATTGGTGGTCGGCAGTCTCCGATCGCCAAGTACGCGTTTGGGTATGGGGCTCCGTCGTTGACGGCTCCGGCGGGTGTGTCGACGACGCATGGGTCGGTGAAGGTCACCGCTGTTGGTGCGCCGCAGGGTAGTGGGCCGGCTGTGACGGGTGCGGTGCAGTGGCGGTTGAAGGGGTCCGGGGCGACCTGGACAGATATCCCGGCCGCGGTGACGGCGGCCGGCGTGTTCACGGGGTCGTTTGATTCGGCGTCGATCTTGGCTGCGAACCCGACCATCCCGAAGCGGGTTTCGGCGGTGTTTGAGATCCGGGCGAAGTTCCAGTACGGCACCGCTACGCCGCTGTTCACGGAGCCGCGTGAGGTGGTGCGGGTTCCGCACGCGTTTGGTGCGGGGTTCCCGACTACTGAGGTCGCGACCGGTCAGGTGGCGTTGTGGACGGGCGAGTTCCAGGTGTCCGAGTCTGATGCGGATCTGGCTACTCCGGGTGGCGGGTTGTCGATCTCCAGGACCCATTCGACGTGGGCTGGTGACACGACAGTTGCGCAGTCGGTGTTCGGCCCGGGCTGGACTGCTTCGCTTGATGGCGGGCCTATGGGGGTCTCGGAGATGGAGTTGGCGGACAACACCCTCGTGGATGGCACCCTGGTGTTGGTTTCGGCTGAGGGGGACGTGTTCCCGTTCGGGCCCGCCAATGATGCGGTGCGCACCACGACCACTTTGCAGGCAGGTGACTATCTCCCGATCGGCCCGGACGCCGAGGCAACCGAGCTGACCTTGAAGCTCGCCACCGAGGGCGGTCAGATCAAGGTGACCGCGAAGGACAAGGATGGCATCGAGACGTTGTTCACGGCCCCGGCGCTGTCGTCTGCCGCTGCGGAGGCGAAGTTCGTCACTGATAGCGTGACGGACAAGGTCACGGGCGAGAAGACGGCCTACCGGTACAACACCGCCGGGCAGGTCACCGCGATCATTGCGCCGTTGCCGGATGGGGTGACCAGCTGCGTGCCGGGGACGCCGACCGATGGGTGCCGGGTGCTGAAGCTGGAATACACCGGCACCGGGGCAGCGACCCGCCTGTCGAAGGTCTCCGCGCAGGTCAACACGGATCCAGACCGGGTCCTGTCGACCTACACCTACACCGCTGGCAGGCTCACCTCGCAGACTGATGCGGTCACGGGACTCACGACCAGCTACACCTGGACCGGGGCCGACCCGCAACCCAAGTTGGCATCCTTGACCCCTGCTGGGCAGGCCGCCTACAGCTACGACTATGGCACTGATGGGAAGCTGTCGAAGGTTACCCGCCCGGTTCCGGCCACGGCCGGCGGTGGGACTGCGCAGCTCGCAGGGATCGTTTACGGCGTTGCCCCTGCGGGCATTGCTGGGGTCGACCTGGCCCAGTTCGACCGCTATAACCTTCCCCGGACCGCTACCACCGGGTTCGCGGTGTTCGGCCCCGACGCGCTTATTACGTCGACCCCGGCTGCCGGGGATGAGAGTTGGCGCCGCGCCGATGTGTGGCTCACGGATGCGGAGGGCTACACCATCCACCAGGGCCGCTACGGCGGCGGGCAGTGGCAGCTGACCGCGGCGATCTACGACGCTTCGGACAACGTCATCGAGTCGTGGGACGCGCAGGCAACTGCCGAGCTCCGGAAGGGCGACAACTCGGCGTATCCGGATCCGTTGTCGGCGGCCACGTCCACTCGATACAACCAGGATGAGATCAAGTCCGCTGACGGCACGGCGGTGCTGGTGGCGGCCCGTACCCGGGTGACCGACGTGTTCACGCCAGCGGCGATGATCCTCGCGGCCGGCGCCGACATGCCCGAGATGCTGCGTCGTCACGTGGCCACCACCTACGACCAGGGCGCCCCTAGCCCTGGCCTGTCGCTAGCCACGACCGAGACCATCACAGCCGAACGCCTCGACGGGACCGTTGCGGAGACCCTGTCAACGACCTTCACCGGCTATGAAGCGCTCGTGTCGGGAGACAAGACGGGCTGGGACTTGAAGCAGGCCACCTCCGTCACCCTCGACATGAACGCCAACGGGACCGCTGACGCTAGTGATATCCGCAAGGAGACCCGCTACGACAACCAGGGCCGCATCTCCGAACAGCGCCAGCCAGGCGCTGCCAACAGCGACCCCGGCACCCGGGCCACCATCTACTGGTCGGCCGGCGGCAACGCCCGTGACGCGGCCTGCGGCAACCAGCCGAAATGGGCCGGCTACGTGTGCAAGGAAGGCCCGGCCGGGCAACCCGCTGGCACCACCATTCCGGTGACGATCCACAGCGACTACCAGTGGCACGGAGCCGCCGCGACCAGTCAGGACATCTCCGGGACCGTGACCCGCACCCAGACCGTGACGTTCGACTCGCAGGCCCGCCCTGTCACTGTCACCACGAGCGTTACCGGGTTGACCGGATCGACCCCGCTCCCGGCGGTGACGACCAGCTACGACACCTATAGCCGCGTCACGGGCACCTCGTCCGCGGCGGGATCTACCGCGATGACCTACGACACGTGGGGCCGTGAACTGACCTACACCATCACCACGGGTGGGGTCGCGGAGACCACCACCACCGAGTACAACCAGCTAGGCGATGTGGCGAAGGTCACCACGCCGAAGTCGGTCACCGTCAACACCTACGACGGCACCGATGCAGGTGGCAACGCCGAATATCGCGGGCTGCTGACAAAGGTGGTCACCACGGTCGGAGGTTTCACGTCGACCGCCACCGCTGGCTACGACGCTCAAGGGAACCTCACCCTGGAGAAGCTCCCCGGCAACATCGAACGCCGCTCGGACTATGACCTGACCGGAGAGCTGATCTCGCAAAGCTACTGGGGCCCTCAAGCCGGCAGGACGGAACCGGCCGCATGGTTGGGCTGGACCATCACCGCGAACGCGAAGGGCCAGATCGTCACCGAACACGGCCCAGAAGCCTCCGAGGTGCTGCCCGGCACCACTACCCCGGAGAGTGCAGAGGTGGCCTACCGTTACGACTCGGCGGGGCGACTCATCGAGGCCCGCGACACCGCAAACGGCGGTTGCACCGTGCGGAGCTACCTATTCGACGCCCGCGGGAACCGCACCGGAACCAACACCAACACCGCCACCAGCTGCACCGCCACCACCCCGACCACGACCCGCAGCTACGACGCCGCGGACCGACCGGTGACCGGTGGGGACGGCACGGGCAGCTACTCCTACGACCAGCTCGGCCGCCAATTGGTGATCCCGGCTGTCGACGCACCGGACCCGGCCAAGGCTGACATCGCGTTGGGCTACTACGACGACGACTCAGCCCGCAGCATCACCCAAGGGACCACCACCCTCACCTACGGCCTCGACGTGGCGGGGCGCCGATCCACCGAAACGTCCACCGTGGAGGCCCGCACCGTCACCAACCACTACGTCGACAACTCAGACAATCCGGGCTGGATCACCAACGCCTCCATGACCGGCACGGCCACCACCGTCTACGCCGACCTTGTCAGCGGGGACCTGTCACTGTCGATCATCACCGAGAACGACACCACCCGAGGCGAGTTGGCTCTCACCACTCCCCGCGGTGATGTCGCCTCCACCATCACCCTCAACACCAGCGACGCGGCCGCGGATGGGCTCGACTCCTGGACCCGGTACACCGAATACGGCCAACCCATCACCACCCAACCCACCGGCACCGGCGGAGCCGCAGGTAACGGCTACGGCTGGCTCGGCGCCAAACAACGCACCACCACAACAACAGGCATCCTCCTCATGGGAGCCCGCCTCTACAACCCCACCACGGGCCTGTTCACCAGCAACGACCCCATCTACGGAGGCAACGACACCCCCTACACCTACCCCAACGACCCCGTGAATGATGAGGACATCAGTGGGCAAGCAGGCTGGCTGAAGAAGGTAGGGGCCTTCCTCTGGAAACACAAGGTCGATATCCTGCTCACGGCGGCAAGCTTCATACCTGCCACGGCAGGCATTGCATGGGGTTATAGAGCTTACAAGGCAGCCAAGCTACTGAAGGGCGGCATCTATGTCATCAAAAACGCTAAGGGAGCCAAATATGTAGGCCAGTCGGCGAAGATTGGTAAACGCCTGCAGCAACATGTGGCGAAGGGGAAATTTACTCAGGCCGAGGTCAAAAAAGCCAAGACCTATGTTGTTAAAGGGACGAAGACGCGCAGAGAGGTTGCTGAGCAACGCATGATTAACAAGCTGGGCGGTAAAAGGAACCTCCTGAACAAGGTGAACCCGATCGGGCCGAAACGGCAACATCTCCTCAGATCCACTAAACGAAACTGGAGGGGATTATGA
- a CDS encoding recombinase family protein: protein MAPQGQVVGYVRVSSQDQNPARQVEAIGNVDKIFEDRVSGGSRRDREGLGACLVYVREGDLVRVASMDRLARSLVDLQQLVDEFVAKGVAVEFVKEAVTYAGGEGASTSRLMLQLLGAFAEFERSLIRERQAEGIRLARAAGRYKGRARVLTQDQVKEARELIAAGVPKTRIAAQLGVDRSTLHRALVRKE from the coding sequence ATGGCGCCACAGGGCCAGGTTGTCGGGTATGTGCGGGTGTCGAGCCAGGATCAGAACCCTGCTCGCCAGGTGGAGGCGATCGGCAACGTGGACAAGATCTTCGAGGACCGGGTCTCTGGTGGCTCTCGTAGGGACCGTGAGGGCCTCGGTGCCTGTCTGGTTTACGTGCGCGAAGGGGACCTGGTGCGGGTCGCGTCGATGGATCGGCTGGCGCGGTCCCTGGTGGACTTGCAGCAGCTCGTTGACGAGTTCGTGGCGAAGGGTGTGGCGGTCGAGTTCGTGAAGGAGGCCGTGACCTATGCCGGGGGAGAGGGCGCGTCGACGTCGAGGCTCATGCTGCAGCTGCTCGGCGCGTTCGCGGAGTTCGAGCGATCGCTGATCCGTGAGCGGCAGGCAGAGGGGATCAGGCTTGCGCGCGCCGCGGGCCGGTACAAGGGGCGAGCGCGAGTACTCACCCAGGACCAGGTCAAGGAGGCCCGCGAGTTGATTGCCGCCGGCGTTCCCAAGACCCGTATCGCTGCGCAGCTGGGGGTTGACCGGTCGACACTTCATCGGGCGTTGGTTCGTAAGGAGTAA
- a CDS encoding ribbon-helix-helix protein, CopG family, with protein MSTKLLVPAEMLSEMDRAAAEAGVSRAEWVRQVVAAELARKA; from the coding sequence GTGTCGACCAAGCTCCTGGTCCCAGCGGAGATGCTTAGCGAGATGGACCGTGCCGCTGCGGAGGCTGGCGTGTCGCGGGCCGAGTGGGTCCGGCAGGTCGTGGCCGCAGAGCTGGCCCGCAAGGCCTGA